The genomic region GATCTTTGCTAAGAATATTGTCCAAAAAAGATTGATTCATCCCACCTATTAGGGCAacttttctcttgaattcaattTCAGTTGTAGCTTTACAACAACcccaaaacaatatatatatatatatatatatatatatatatatatatatatatatatgcacgtCACTACCATGGTTCTCACTATTCCAATTAATAAAGTAATACTTCACACAAAATTAATGTTTCATCTCAAGTCAAGATAGGTAACTTTTCATTGAAACCTTGGTATCAACAACAGTAAAAGTAATAAACCATTTAATTAGAGTGTTTATTAAAGAAAAATGTAATTAACCATTGCCTATACCTTTGGTATTGGAAAACACGAACCTATCTAACTTTTTCATGCTGAGCTCGATCAAGGACAGAGGTTTAGTCATGGCTTCCATAAAATCTTAAATACATTAAGATTTGTGCCTTAGTGCAGTTATTCTACTTGTAAACTTTCGAActgatttaataaataaaatttcatataattaATTTACCACATTTTTGTATGATTGTCTTCAATAGTTTTTACAAGAAAAGCAAAATGAATAAGCAAATATTTACTCATCAATTACCTAAGTTTTTAACAATTATTAAGTTACATCATACGGAAAAGATTATGATGCgagaagacaacttatattagtaggtaATCTAAATTGCTAGAAATCCATAGGAATCAATTAAACAATTGGTTCATAGGGAAATTCTTGTTTATAAGTCCAATTATGGAAATAACTTGTCTTCGTTATCAAAGAGAATGACTCTAAAAAGTAGAGGCATAGGTGTGATTGTCTAGATTCACAATACATCGGATAGGACTCAACTACAATTTATCTTAGACCTTTTTTTACATTTGTTCAGTTACAACGTTCATAGTGTGACTTACCTCATTGTCGGGTAAGTGGTTGACCTTGTGTACATAAGTCATGTAATTTGATATATTGAAAGTCCATACTTTTATAGTAGTAAGCTAAAAGTTGGTATATTGGATGCATAACTTATACATGACACAACTTTACTCACactagtggaattcatagcttggTTAAAGAGCAAATGATATTATCTTATTGACATTTTATGGATTATGAAAAAGGAATGTAGTCACAGGTCATTCGTAAGTGCCGAATGATTATTACTATTTGTTAGTAATGAATTTTTTTCACCTTggaacatgagaaaaaatatgaTTAATTTGGGTGAACAAATTTAACCTAAAAAAATCAAGAAtgtcatatgagggtaacacataaATGACAAGATTATTGAACAAAAGCATTAATCTAAATTGTgtttataataatacataatagAGATTAATTATGATATTTTAATAGATTAACTCTATGATGAAATAGTAATAACTtttaaagataaaaattaaaatttaattaaaaattatttaaattctaattatatatatttggtaCCTCGCTTTATTAACGAAATATTGCTCTATATAGTAACTATTAAAACTTGATTTgacatttaaaaaaaagaaatcaaagagaaaaatCTATCTGCACTTTTGAAACTTTAAACATGGAACATTTGTAAATTAATTTTCAACAAGAATTTTATTCTTAAAAGTATTGTTTTAAAAAAAGGTCTTTACATTAAATAAGAACTAAAAATTCATGGATGAGTTCAAAACTACAAAATGCTTTtgttaagtgaaaaaaaaaaaaagagatagaATATTAGATCTAAAATTTTACACAAAAAGAGGAAAGCCAGTACGGCTCCATCGTCGTTTATAAGCTAGCCAAGCTGACACGTTATCTCTAATAAAAATCTAAGATACTtagtaaattgaaaaaaaaaagaaaaagaaagaaagtgaaATAAAAGAATGGAAACCAGTTATGTAAATCTGAACTTTGACTCAAAAAGGAAATCTTCCGAAATGAGGAATTGCCTCTCATAAATTCGTTAAGTTGCTGAAATACTAAAAATTCCATCTGCCCAAGTTTAGAAGAAAATTCTAGAGAACAAGAATGGAATGAGAACTATGCGGTGCCATTTTTAGTTGGCAGAAGACATGGCAAGGCTTTTAagattttcattcaattctaaATGGTACCACATTATGCATATTGttaatttccctttttttttttttagtcctTTCATTCTTTTTtacatttcaatttcatccaaaataatcacattttatattatttctaaaAGTGATAAATCTTAAATTTGTATTAGACTTTAGTCTaatatgtaattttatacatgaattttaattttgtgtaattttatatattaaattttgatcTGATCCAATTCtcacaaattattaacacaattattaatATAGCATCGTTCTATGTTTATATATTCATacacatataattatatttatctagtatataaataaattaacgttttatttctttaaatatgtatgattgaatcaaaattaaagtttcatatgtatatttaagtaacaattaaaatttcacacgtataattgtaccaaattaaagtttatatatcaaattacacattaaattaaaattcatgtataattttgagatttattccATTATGAAATTAAAAAGTATTAGACATATATGGAAAAATATTTGATACACTGCTAGTTGAGTTTTTAAACTCCACACGTGAGAGCAGGAGGTTGTCAAATGTCCTATAAGGTATAATAAATTATTGaagaatatattttaaaaagagagaaaatatcaatttttaagagtgattgtgaaataaaaaattaaaattttatttctaaaattaaaatttatttaaaactttaTTTCTAAACTTAcctatatcatatatatatatatatatattgaatccttaattatatatatacatattataacAATTTTATCTTTCAAATCTTCTTCctcttaattaaaacataaattatattcataatattaaaaatatgttatatttaaaaattttaagttgtttatatatttcaaatattacttcattaataattataattaatatttaaatagtaatatataatatgtataaaaGCACGAgtttaaaaaattttgaattgataaaaatatcttttattttcatcatattattaaattaattttaaaataattataatttaatttaaaattattatttaaaaatatactaattttaaaataaagttatTACTTGGATATAActctaagtataaaatataaaaaattataataattataatttaatttataattattagttaaaattgaCGTAAAAGGttgtgttaatttttttaaaatgtgtttgtaaACTTGAAATATCTTAATTTTCACTTAATTGATAATagaatactaattaaaatttaagtttagttTTATAAATAACATTAAGTAATTAGGCATATTCAACTAAATAGCATCtaaaaatattaacaattaaaaataaagattttAGCATTAATAAATTAGAATTACAAAATAATGAAGAAATAAAACTATGGTTCTTGAAAAAGCAATATTAAATCATATTCGAACAATAATAACGATGAGATAATatgatattataatatatttttattttttacaagtTTATAGTAGGTGAAGCAAAAGCTTTTaaaaatctttcttttctttttttttatctatatgtTATTTGTTCAATGTAAGTGAAatatgttttgaaaaaaaaagtcaaatttcAACAATTGTTTTAATCATTATCATTAAATATGTctgttaatttaatttaaatatcttttctatttatcataaattattattattattattattattattattatttatatatattacccttttttttcaaattaagattatagtttatttttttatatagtttCAATTTTGTATATTATCTGAAAACTAAGATAAATTATCTTTAACAATAATTAAAAtcgttatttaaaaataattaaatttaaatgcaTAAGTGTATATGCAACACATGGGACATTAAAATTAGTTTTACAAAAGTTAAATGTTCAGATTAAGCTCAACATTTTAGAGATTACTCACATAAGgattaaacatttcaaaatgCTTATACAAGGGTCTAACATTTATCAAAATGTTCAAAAAGGACTTTTACATATTTCAACCcaattaaagtaaaagttagataaaTTCTATCGTATTTAGAATAAAATACATAATAATTGAATCAGACATTgcttgaaaataaatgaaaataataaaaatataacttGAAATCTAATAAACAACATTTGAAAAATTCCTTATttgagtattttttttaaaaaattaactcttatttaaacattttaaaaaatttaactttcatTTGAGCATTTTATAAAAATTTGACCCAACATTCTATGAGATATAACCCTAATGAAATTGTATTTAAACATATCAAATCCGATTTGTTTAATATTCAATCCAACCCTCAAAATCTTTGTTCACGTGATAAACAAACTGAAATGCACCAACACAGAATCGAAACATAATGAGAATATCGTATGTAAGGGTGGGAAGAAATATGATTAGCACCAAAGACAATCGCAAAAACTTGTTATATTTACATGAAGCAACTGTCCTGCATGAActacaattaaataaaataaactttgaCATCGGATATTACCGTGGACATGGTATCAGGATGAGTTAATTTTAGTAAGAAAAGTCACCCAGATCTAATATCTATGGAGTTTCCTTCGGTTTGCCCAACATACCAGGATGAATCTCTCCGATGGAAACCCCTTCATCTTGGCTTCTGCTACACACATTTACCTGCTTTCTGGGCCTTATAGAATAACCTATACCCAAATTGAGAAATATGCCACTAAATTAGGACTAAATCCAAAGTGATTTATGTTTTCGTCTCACATTAATCAAAAGGACCAATCCTAATAAATGTTACCTCATCATTGCAAGGAGTTTCAACAGCCACCGTTTTCAGCTTCTTGGAACTGCATTCCCTGCTACTCTTTTCGCCCTGTTCTTCATCTACGAAGTTTTGATCCGACACCTCTGCAACAACCACCATGCTTATGAGACACCCGAAAGATTATTAAAAAATTAGCAAACAGATTTTTGAACTAGGACACGGATTGTATTTTAtcctttttgttaaaaaaatagacaaattaactttatacattagatcaaagagcataataatttttttgttaaaaaactTATCTATTTATactgttaaaattttattcttgtaTGCGTACATCGACACATCACATGTCATTATCTAATTATTCAGTTAATCACACtagttttaataatataaatggatgaaatatttaACAGAAATGTCTAATTTTCTCTTTAATCTAATGTAAAGACTAgttgatttattttttaatagagTGACAAAATACAATCTTTTAGTATAAAAGTATCAATCCTACTTTTATTTTAGCTAAACTCAAATGTTAGACGTTAGGAGAGGGATACTATCATGAGCTAATCAAGAAATATTTACTTTGCTGTCATATATGGATTGCAATCATGATTATAGTCCATGTATAATGAAACTAAGAGCATTTCAAGTGAAACATTAACAGATCAACCATAAAAGTCTAAACCATTAATTCCAAACAAGTTTAAGAATGGataaatcaactcaataccacTGCAGGAACCACAAACACATGATTTAGACAAAATCATCAAGATATACAGAAAATTGGTTTGTTTTTACCTTTAGAAGAAGCATTATCTTGAAGATGACTACATGAGGCTAAAACACGAGATTTAGATCCTGATCTCAAGTGCTGAACCCAAGGACTTGCCATAAAACAGCTAGAGCGATCTCTTTTATTTAGTCGAAATCCAGGTCCTTCGAAATTGATCTTCTTCCAGCGATCACCTCGAAGAACTTTATACTGCAACCAAGATTGGAGCACAACAGTAATTATATGGAGAGGGGAAAGCAACCCCATTATTATAAAGAAGGTAGCTAGCAGAGATCAGTCATGAACCTGGTCAGAAGAGGTACCATGTGTTTGCCTTGATAATTTTGAGCTCCAGCCAAGAAAATTCCAAGAATCATATAACTGGTTAACAAACGAAGCTTCCATGGATTTAAGGTATAAACTGTGCTTCTCATCTGTCCATTCCGTAGATGTAGATTCAGTCATCAAAGACGCCTGTTATCGCTTGTCATTAAAAATACATATCATCAGAAAGATTTTGCAAGGCAAATaaaacacacacatatataagTTGGCAGACATTACAGGCGACTACATCTGCATTCTACAGCTAGAAATAGAACTATGAAATATGTGATGATAGAAAATCAATGTTACAAACCCTGATATAATCGTACTTAATTATCAAAGCTACTCGAAAATTAGAAACATGAAATCATAAACACCTGCCTTTTCCTTAAAATCGTTTTCATAAATGCTCAACAGAAACGTTATATATGCAATCAGGAGAACATGTAtgattgaaaaatgattaaaaaaaaaagagggagtTTAAGTTTGGAAATTGTGCTGTTTTACCAGCTAAACCCATGTCAAAGTTACTTCCTTGAAACCAGGAAGAAAAAAAGCCCACAGCGCAAATTCATTAATACATATAGCAAGGATAAAAAAAATGCTAGAAAAGAAGAATAGGAAAAAGATGGTTGATTTACCGAGCACGGAACTTGTTGGTGTAGAGCAAAGCGGGGTGACTCAAGGCCATTGGCCTCTGAA from Gossypium arboreum isolate Shixiya-1 chromosome 1, ASM2569848v2, whole genome shotgun sequence harbors:
- the LOC108478775 gene encoding cold-regulated protein 27-like isoform X1, whose product is MEGFIRTESWTSSEANGLESPRFALHQQVPCSASLMTESTSTEWTDEKHSLYLKSMEASFVNQLYDSWNFLGWSSKLSRQTHGTSSDQYKVLRGDRWKKINFEGPGFRLNKRDRSSCFMASPWVQHLRSGSKSRVLASCSHLQDNASSKEVSDQNFVDEEQGEKSSRECSSKKLKTVAVETPCNDEVIL
- the LOC108478775 gene encoding cold-regulated protein 27-like isoform X2, with protein sequence MTESTSTEWTDEKHSLYLKSMEASFVNQLYDSWNFLGWSSKLSRQTHGTSSDQYKVLRGDRWKKINFEGPGFRLNKRDRSSCFMASPWVQHLRSGSKSRVLASCSHLQDNASSKEVSDQNFVDEEQGEKSSRECSSKKLKTVAVETPCNDEVIL